Proteins from a genomic interval of Quercus lobata isolate SW786 chromosome 11, ValleyOak3.0 Primary Assembly, whole genome shotgun sequence:
- the LOC115968447 gene encoding uncharacterized protein LOC115968447, translating to MLIGNGNTIRIWEDPWIPDLPNFIPSPREGTGLELALIVSQLINQEGWDLTKIRNTFDETTSQLIQKIPLSRLAPKDCWMWISNSTGEFSVKSAYWLSRNISPPINQDATHGLIWKSKIHERLKMHLWRIAANCLPTKDRLARFYDLDDVLCPLCKDTEESSLHLFISCPFTRAVWFNSQWGLRLENLNLNSPSYLIGVFLNPPAEGNIVGVKRDEFLLFGAVICEAIWRARNQAIFEGKETNPIELCQKVDKSIGEHKMPIATQLGFQLLKQDQRWKKPPRDSIKINVDAAFKDDKSSIAAAEAEAIKWALSLAKSIDAATIIMESDSKGCVDALAPSGNQVSALPVLSLSLRMRLFFPLCSSFVL from the exons ATGTTGATAGGTAATGGAAACACAATCAGAATATGGGAGGACCCTTGGATTCCAGATCTTCCTAATTTCATCCCGAGTCCAAGGGAGGGGACCGGTCTAGAATTGGCACTTATTGTTTCACAACTAATCAACCAAGAAGGCTGGGATCTTACCAAAATAAGAAATACTTTTGATGAGACTACATCCCAGCTCATCCAAAAAATCCCCCTCTCACGGCTTGCTCCAAAAGATTGTTGGATGTGGATCTCCAATAGCACAGGGGAGTTTTCGGTTAAGTCCGCTTATTGGTTAAGTAGAAACATTAGCCCTCCCATAAACCAAGATGCAACTCACGGCCTCATTTGGAAGTCAAAAATCCATGAAAGGCTCAAAATGCACTTGTGGCGTATTGCGGCAAATTGCTTACCTACTAAAGATCGTTTAGCCAGATTCTATGATTTAGATGATGTCCTTTGCCCTCTTTGCAAGGATACTGAAGAATCTAGCCTTCATCTCTTTATCTCTTGCCCCTTTACGAGAGCTGTGTGGTTTAATTCCCAATGGGGACTAAGgttagaaaatttgaacttaaaCTCTCCTTCTTATCTTATTGGGGTCTTCCTTAATCCTCCCGCTGAAGGTAATATTGTGGGGGTTAAAAGGGATGAATTCTTATTGTTTGGGGCTGTCATTTGCGAAGCCATTTGGAGGGCTAGAAACCAAGCTATCTTTGAAGGCAAAGAAACTAATCCAATTGAGCTATGCCAGAAAGTTGATAAGTCCATAGGTGAGCACAAAATGCCCATAGCAACTCAGTTGGGCTTCCAATTGCTGAAACAAGATCAAAGGTGGAAGAAACCACCCAGAGattcaatcaaaataaatgtTGATGCTGCTTTCAAAGATGATAAATCCTCCATTGCAGCG GCAGAAGCAGAAGCCATTAAATGGGCTTTAAGTTTAGCTAAAAGTATTGATGCAGCTACTATAATTATGGAGAGTGACTCCAAAGGCTGTGTAGACGCTCTAGCTCCTTCTGGTAATCAG GTTTCAGCCCTTCCTGTTTTGAGCTTATCATTACGAATGAGgctcttttttcctctttgtaGTTCCTTTGTCTTGtga